A genomic region of Antennarius striatus isolate MH-2024 chromosome 16, ASM4005453v1, whole genome shotgun sequence contains the following coding sequences:
- the eve1 gene encoding even-skipped-like1 — translation MPLKGQERLCSPDKRHWRWETSRSSAVAADTALCVDVEQLERGRDLGWCSKVSGPSRTPVGAPAAVTPAPLGKERAEPCARSALLEQNRRHRTAFTREQLSRLEQEYRKESYVSRPRRCELAAALSLPETTIKVWFQNRRMKDKRQRHSLPWPHPLLNPAGTLLMGRASLSSTLPYPFILPHISHLPLHHHHHYSLTLSSPASSAQSRYSAPLRSIDALRLSQYHSRLGGLPPTAATLPPSTGIVQHPASCPCPLCLHWGPEQLLKARGEPLGLNQAHSLKANIQPPVQEQSEEVV, via the exons ATGCCGTTAAAAGGTCAGGAGCGGCTGTGCAGCCCTGACAAACGCCATTGGAGATGGGAAACCAGTCGGAGTTCTGCCGTTGCTGCGGACACAGCTCTGTGTGTTGATGTAGAGCAGCTTGAGCGGGGCCGTGATCTTGGTTGGTGCTCCAAGG TGTCGGGCCCCAGCAGGACTCCGGTGGGGGCCCCCGCCGCCGTCACGCCCGCGCCCCTCGGGAAGGAGCGCGCGGAGCCGTGCGCGCGCAGCGCTCTCCTGGAGCAGAACCGGCGGCACCGGACGGCGTTCACGCGCGAGCAGCTGTCCCGGTTGGAGCAGGAGTACCGGAAGGAGAGCTACGTGTCCAGACCCCGGCGCTGCGAGCTGGCCGCGGCGCTCAGCCTGCCGGAGACCACCATCAAG GTGTGGTTCCAGAACCGGAGGATGAAGGACAAACGGCAGAGACACTCCCTGCCGTGGCCCCATCCTCTCCTCAATCCCGCCGGGACACTTCTGATGGGCCGCGCCTCTCTATCGTCCACTCTACCATACCCCTTCATCCTGCCCCACATCTCACACCtgcccctccaccaccaccaccactactcCCTGACTCTCTCCTCACCTGCATCCTCAGCTCAGAGTCGCTACAGCGCCCCCTTGAGAAGCATCGACGCACTCCGCCTCTCCCAGTATCACAGCAGACTGGGAGGACTGCCTCCAACCGCGGCCACCTTGCCCCCCTCCACCGGCATCGTGCAGCATCCTGCCTCGTGTCCCTGCCCCCTCTGCCTGCACTGGGGACCAGAACAGCTGCTCAAAGCCAGAGGGGAGCCCCTGGGATTAAACCAGGCACACAGTCTCAAAGCCAACATCCAGCCTCCTGTTCAGGAGCAGAGCGAGGAGGTGGTGTAG